In Solanum pennellii chromosome 3, SPENNV200, a single window of DNA contains:
- the LOC107013342 gene encoding uncharacterized protein LOC107013342 — MTLRFRFMFTIDVYVDVDIDVDVDIDFYDVDNSIEVDVHFDIDIDVDVDIHTNVYVEVHANVYIYVDVQVYGDLDIDVHIDVDVEADVHTDVDVYINVQLDIHIDVHCDVYVDVDAEVYIHVLADVYMYIDIHVHVDIDIDIYVDIDIEVHIDVVVNADVHSDVDVDVDVHVANDIDIEDQIDVDIDVDFDVNVDVAIDIDVLIYIDVHVYVDIHVDFDVNIDVDICIAVHVDVDIDVYVNIDVHTDVYIDIHADVYVYIDVQVDVDIDIVNVNVNA, encoded by the exons ATGACGTTGAGATTCAGGTTCATGTTCACAATTGACgtctatgttgatgttgacattgacgttgacgttgatattgacTTTTACG ATGTTGACAATAGTATTGAAGTTGATGTTCACtttgacattgatattgacgttgacgttgacattcacactAATGTTTATGTTGAGGTTCACGctaatgtttatatttatgttgacgttcaggTTTACGGTGACCtagacattgacgttcacattgacgttgatgttgaagCTGACGTTCATACTgacgttgacgtttacattaATGTTCAacttgacattcacattgacgttcac TGTGATGTTTACGTCGATGTTGACGCTGAAGTTTACATTCACGTTCTCGCTGATGTATACATgtacattgacattcatgttcacgttgacattgacattgat ATTTACGTTGACATAGACATTGaggttcacattgatgttgtcGTTAACGCTGATGTTCATagtgacgttgatgttgatgttgacgttcacgttgctA ATGACATTGACATTGAGGATCaaattgacgttgacattgatgttgattttgacgttaatgttgatgttgcCATTGATATTGATGTGCTG atttacattgatgttcacgtttaTGTTGATATTCACGTTGATTTTGACGTTAACATTg ACGTTGACATTTGCATTgctgttcatgttgatgttgacattgacgtttatgttaaCATTGATGTGCACactgacgtttacattgacattcatgcTGATGTgtacgtttacattgacgttcaggTTGACGTTGACATAGATATTGTTAACGTTAATGTTAATGCTTAA